The Poseidonibacter lekithochrous region ATTCCAATAGTTGCTCCAATAGCTATAAGTATGGGCTTTGATGGAGTATGGTTAGGTATATATCTAATTATATTAATTGAAATGGCTTTAATTACTCCACCTGTTGGACTTAATTTATATGTAGTTCAAAGTATAAGAAAAAGTGGCTCTGTTGTAGAAGTAATGAAAGGATGTATTCCTTTTGTTTTAATAATGTGTCTAATGGCATTTTTATTAGTATTATTTCCTCAGATTGCACTTTATCTAGTTCAGTTTGTATAAAAATGAGGTTTAAAAACCTCATTTAGAAAGACATCTCGAACACATTTGGGAAAGTTATACTTTCTTGTAATTAAAATAAAGGATACAAAATGAAAATCACATTTGATCATGTGTCACTAAGAGCAAAAAATTTAGAATCTATGAAAGATTTCCTAGTGGAACTATTAGGATTAGAAATAGGTGCTAGACCTAATTTTCCATTTCCTGGATATTGGTTATATACAGAAGGTACTGAAAATGCACTTATTCATATTTATGATGAAGATGCATCTTTTTATAAAAAAGATTTAATAAAAGAAGATTTCAAAGAAGAGTCATCAGGAAAAAACATAGTAAATCATATATGTTTTTCAAGTGATAATTACGAAGAAATCATGGAAAGAATTGCAAAATTAAATACAGACTATTCAATAAATCTAGTGCCAAACTCACCTATTGAACAAATATTTATTAAAGCACCAGAAAATTTAATTATAGAAATTCAAGCTATACCAAAAGATAAAAAGAAGCAATAATGAAAATACCAAATTTAATTGAAAATAAACTTGAGTTTATTAAACTTGCACAAAGTTTAAAGAATAAAAACAAAACTATTAATCTAGGAGTAACTAACCTATCTTTTCATAGAGTTACAGCAGCTTTAGTAACTTATATCTTAAAAGAAATGGGATTTGAAGTAAATAGAACTTTTGCACTTCATGAAGAGAACTTTGAAAGATTAAAAAACAAAAAGATTGATATGATAAGTTCAGCTTGGATTCCTTCAAGTCATGGTGTTTATAAGAAAAATGTAGAAGAAGCTTTTCCTTTGATTGAATTAGGTCTTCATTATGAACCATATGCTTTATGGGGTGTACCTTCATATGTTCCCAAAGAAGAGGTATCTGAAATTTCTGATTTATTAAAAATTAATGTAATAGATAAAATGAACAATAAAATACAAGGTATTGGATTAGGTGCTGGGATTACTAGATTTTCTATAAAAATGATGGATGAATATTCTTTAAAAAGTGCTGGTTATGAGTTTTTTACAGGAACACAGGATGAATGTATAAAAGCTTTTGAAGAAGCAGTTAAAAAGAAGGAATGGGTAATTGTTCCTCTTTGGCAACCTCAATATCTACATCATACTTATAAAATTAGAGAATTATCTGATCCAAAAGGATTATTAGGAATAATTGATAGAGCAGTTTTACTTTGTAATAAAAGCCATACAGAATCTTTATTTGATGAAAATCAAATAAGAATATTAGATAAGATCATATTAAATAATGAAATTATATCTGAACTTGACTATTACCATAGTGTAGAAGGATTAAGTGAAGATGAATCAATTCAAAAATGGATTGAAAAAATATAAACTTTAAAACCTCAAAATTTAATATTTGAGGTTTTAAAAACTTACTAAAACTTTATAACAATATTATCTATATTTCTTTTACTATCAATTTTCTTCATAAATATAATTTTGTATTATTAATAAATAATACAAAAAACTGTAAAATACATACAATTTTCAAGGAGATAAAATGGATTTAGACAATAATCACTTAGATGAGTTATTAGAATCACACTTACAAAAAGAACAAAAGGTAGCAGTTTATAAGTCAAGAGTTGAGGCAAATTTAGTAAATGGACACCCTACTTTCAAGGCTACTTGGTCATGGTGGGCATTTTTTGGAACTTGGGCATTTTTCTTATATAGAAAAATGTATTTAGTTGCAGTCTTATTTTTCTTTGCTACTGTATTAACTGCATTTATTCCTTTTAGTACTATTATCATTATGATTATTAGTGGTATGTCTGCATTTTATTTTTATACAAAAAAACTAAATTCTGATTTAGATATTGCAGGTGTTAAAGATAAACCATTACATGAAGTAAAAGATAATCTTTCTAAACTTGGAGGATATAATAGTTGGGTAGTTTGGGTTGCAGTAGTTTTTTATACAATAGTCATGTTATCAGTAATTATTGGCTTTCTAGGACTTGCTCTTTAAATCTATCTAGAACAAATAAGTCAATAATTAGTTTTAAATCTAATTATTGACTATTTATAAATAATTGTTTATCTTGAAGCTTTTTTTGCTTTCTTTTCAGCTCTTTTTTCTTTTAATGATTTTGTAGATGCAGTTTTAACTGACTTTTGAACGTCTTTACCTTTTGCCATATTCTATTCCTTTATTTGTAGTTATGAACTAGTATAGCTTAAAATAAAAGAAGTATTCTTAATCGCTCTAAAACACACTAAAACTTAATAGCAATTCTTCTTATAATTTTTATAAAGAACTCTTTAAAATTAAATCAAAAGAAGCCCCTACATAACTCTTCTTTTCATATATATACTCTTTATTTTCTACTATTATTCTAGAATTTAAATGTTTAGTGATTATTTGATTTGTCATATATAATCCTATTCCCGTACCATGACTTTTATGCTTAGTAGTAAAATAAGGTTCAAATATTTTATCTTTAATTTTTAAAGGAATTCCCATTCCATTATCTTTAATTTCTATAGAAATAAAATCATTTTCTTTTGTTACATCAATAAAAACATATTTATTAAAATCTTTATCATCAATAAGATTTAATGCATCTTTTGCATTATTTAGTATATTTATCAAGGCTTGAATTAAAAGATTTTCATTACAATATAACAAGTCATCAGGATTTTTATTATTTAGAATAATTTCTACATTTGATACTTTGAAAGAATCTTTTATTAGTGAAACTGCTTTTTTAATAATAGTATTTGTATCAATTTTAATTTGAGAAGAACTATCTGACAAAAAGAAATTTCTAAAATCATCAATTGTTTTTGATAGATATTGTGTTTTCTCATTAATACTATCCATATTCTCAAAAAACTCATTCTCTTTTAATATTCCAAGTTCTTTTTTTAATTTTGTTCCTGTTGCAGTTGTAGAGATAAGAGAAAGAGGTTGTCTCCATTGATGAGCAATATTTCCTAACATTTCACCTAATGATGCTACTTTTGATTGATGAAACATAATTTCTTGATTTTTTATTTGATTTTTAACTTCCGTAATATCTTCAATTATTGCCCAAACAACTTTTTTTCCATCTGGATTTATAATTGAAAATCCACTTATTTTTATAGGGTAAGAACTTCCATCTTTTTTAATATACTCTTTTTCATTTGGACCAAAAGTCCCAGTATTATTAAGTTCATCAATTTGGTGAAGCCCCTGCTCTTCATACTCACTAGGAGTAATATTCATATATGACAAGGAATAAAGTTCTTCATTTGTATATTGTATTGATTCTTGAAATGACTTATTTACTTCTAGAAAATTACCACTCTCATAATCAATCATTGCCATACCAATAGGAGAGTTCTCAAATAAAATCTTGAATTTGATTTCAGAACGCTCTAACTCTAAACTTTCATTTAATGAAAATATTTTTTGATTTGCAAAATTAAGTTCTTTTGTTCTTTTTTCAACTTCAAACTTTAATCTTTCTTCATTATGAATTTTTTCAATTTCAGCACTTGCTCTTAATGCAAGAAATTCAGTTACTATAGAAAAGAACTCTCTATCTTTCATTGGTTTATCATCAAGTAATACTAAAATACTTGAAATACCTGATTTATTTTTTGAAATAACAGGAGCTCCAATATAAGAGTCAATATTCATATCTTGAAGTAATTGATCATCTGGAAAATCTACACAAACATTAGAATCGTGAATACAAACCCTCTCCCCAGTTAATACTATCTCACAAGGAGTACCTTTAAGATCATAAATAAAATTATCAATAAATTTATCATCAGCCCAAACAACATCAGTATGTATTTTATTTGAATCTTCACCAATTGGATGTCCAATCAAGGCATATTTTACATTCAAATTTTGGGCTATATTTTTAATAAATTCTTTTAAGTAAAGCTGTCCATCTATACTTTGATCAATATCTAGGATATTAGAAATAAGATTCATTGATTTTTGTAAAGAGTTCATTGATAATTCCTAAGCTAACTTTTACTGTTATATTAGCAAAAAAAATATCCACTTTTGGTTAAGTCAAAATAAGAATTTTGTGTTCAATATTTCAGATAGTAGACCTTATTATAAGGTATATTAATATTTAAACAATTACTATTTTATTATAAAAATAATATTATCATGAGTCATTTAAAAGATAAGTTGCTTTTTTGAACTCAGAAGGAGTTACTTTTTCAAACTTTTTAAA contains the following coding sequences:
- a CDS encoding glycine betaine ABC transporter substrate-binding protein, whose amino-acid sequence is MKIPNLIENKLEFIKLAQSLKNKNKTINLGVTNLSFHRVTAALVTYILKEMGFEVNRTFALHEENFERLKNKKIDMISSAWIPSSHGVYKKNVEEAFPLIELGLHYEPYALWGVPSYVPKEEVSEISDLLKINVIDKMNNKIQGIGLGAGITRFSIKMMDEYSLKSAGYEFFTGTQDECIKAFEEAVKKKEWVIVPLWQPQYLHHTYKIRELSDPKGLLGIIDRAVLLCNKSHTESLFDENQIRILDKIILNNEIISELDYYHSVEGLSEDESIQKWIEKI
- a CDS encoding DUF2628 domain-containing protein; this encodes MDLDNNHLDELLESHLQKEQKVAVYKSRVEANLVNGHPTFKATWSWWAFFGTWAFFLYRKMYLVAVLFFFATVLTAFIPFSTIIIMIISGMSAFYFYTKKLNSDLDIAGVKDKPLHEVKDNLSKLGGYNSWVVWVAVVFYTIVMLSVIIGFLGLAL
- a CDS encoding PAS domain S-box protein yields the protein MNSLQKSMNLISNILDIDQSIDGQLYLKEFIKNIAQNLNVKYALIGHPIGEDSNKIHTDVVWADDKFIDNFIYDLKGTPCEIVLTGERVCIHDSNVCVDFPDDQLLQDMNIDSYIGAPVISKNKSGISSILVLLDDKPMKDREFFSIVTEFLALRASAEIEKIHNEERLKFEVEKRTKELNFANQKIFSLNESLELERSEIKFKILFENSPIGMAMIDYESGNFLEVNKSFQESIQYTNEELYSLSYMNITPSEYEEQGLHQIDELNNTGTFGPNEKEYIKKDGSSYPIKISGFSIINPDGKKVVWAIIEDITEVKNQIKNQEIMFHQSKVASLGEMLGNIAHQWRQPLSLISTTATGTKLKKELGILKENEFFENMDSINEKTQYLSKTIDDFRNFFLSDSSSQIKIDTNTIIKKAVSLIKDSFKVSNVEIILNNKNPDDLLYCNENLLIQALINILNNAKDALNLIDDKDFNKYVFIDVTKENDFISIEIKDNGMGIPLKIKDKIFEPYFTTKHKSHGTGIGLYMTNQIITKHLNSRIIVENKEYIYEKKSYVGASFDLILKSSL